One genomic window of Syngnathus acus chromosome 11, fSynAcu1.2, whole genome shotgun sequence includes the following:
- the LOC119130864 gene encoding focal adhesion kinase 1-like isoform X3: MPLEVADLACSPLSSPSPGTSCGVMRVCEAASCLSVLGGDGHCQRLTCVSMATSGCSPFPICWGREYDRHLAAAVSAGKTMATPYVDPNLNHALLDGGAKSRLSAGGSDRTAGGSVDRVLKVCHHFEPNTELSSWSSNIRYGDAADVRGIIQKILDIHKVRWTSCFGLRLSSSGQPRDQVHWLHPDMGVSHVREKYEQARPNEEWRYELRIRYLPKNFLQQFTEDKPTLNYFYHQVKNDYMAQIGDQVEQDVALKLGCLEIRRVYKEMGGNALDKKSNYELLEKDVGLRRFFPKDLLDSVKAKTLRKLIQQTFKQVANLNDEECILKFLEILAPIHRYDKECFKCALGSSWVIQVELAIGPEEGISYLTDKGSTPTHLANFTQVQSIQYSAMEEKDRKGTLQVNVAGAAEPLTVTTASLTMAENLADLIDGYCRLISMETRSLIVGVQKEGERALPSLPKLSNHEKKLEAVKSGVRTISVSDPMPSTPPKPAKARRFLLPFVFCSDSPPNEDLSGDETDDYAEIVDEEDTYTMPSMTYGIVEARDYEIQRDRIELGCCIGEGQFGDVHQGVYNIPDKPALAVAIKTCKNCTSDSVREKFLQEALTMRQFDHPHIVKLIGVITENPVWIIMELCTLGELRSFLQVRKYSLDLATLILFAYQLSTALAYLESKRFVHRDIAARNVLVSSIDCVMLGDFGLSRYMEDSSYYKASKGKLPIKWMAPESINFRRFTSASDVWMFGVCMWEILMYGIKPFQGVKNNDVIGRIENGERLAMPPQCPPTLYSLMTKCWSYDPSKRPRFTELKTQLSTILEEEKVQQEERLRMEMRRQVTVSWDSGGSDEAPPKPSRPGYPSPRSSEGYFSSPQHNHYQPTAHGVGGGFSATDSWNQHKPEHTALWSANMEDTGCAGQTLMEERLMMQQQQMEDDQRWLEQEESFMKAEPRNSRGSIEREDGTLQAPGGSQHIYQPVGKPEHVAPPKKPPRPGAPAHLSNLSVLGPVDSYNEGVKLQPQEISPPPTANLDRSNDKVYENVTALVKSVIEMSNRIQPAAPEEYVPMVKEVGLALRTLLATVDETIPVLPASTHREIEMAQKLLNSDLAELIAKMKLAQQYVMTSLQKDYKKQMLMAAHALAVDAKNLLDVIDQARLKMITRTH, from the exons ATGCCGCTGGAAGTGGCGGATCTCGCATGCTCGCCGCTTTCATCGCCCTCGCCCGGGACAAGTTGCGGCGTCATGCGTGTTTGTGAGGCCGCCAGCTGCCTGTCTGTGCTCGGCGGTGACGGACACTGCCAGAGACTGACATGTGTTTCCATGGCGACGAGCGGCTGTAGCCCCTTTCCCATATGTTGGGGCCGAG AATATGACAGACACTTAGCCGCGGCGGTGTCAGCAGGGAAGACCATGGCGACGCCCTACGTGGATCCCAACCTCAATCACGCCCTGCTGGACGGTGGCGCCAAGTCGCGGCTCAGCGCCGGGGGGTCGGACCGTACCGCCGGCGGCTCGGTGGACAGGGTCCTCAAGGTCTGCCATCACTTTGAGCCCAACACAGAACTCAGCAGCTGGTCCTCCAACATCCGATACGGGGATGCTGCTGATGTCCGG GGAATCATCCAGAAGATCCTTGACATCCACAAGGTGCGGTGGACGTCATGCTTCGGCCTGCGTCTAAGCAGCAGCGGCCAACCCAGAGACCAAGTGCACTGGCTTCACCCCGACATGGGCGTGTCGCACGTCCGTGAGAAATACGAACAGGCGCGCCCCAACGAGGAGTGGAG GTATGAACTTCGGATCCGATACCTCCCCAAAAACTTCCTGCAGCAGTTTACGGAAGACAAACCGACCCTCAATTACTTCTACCACCAG GTGAAAAATGACTACATGGCACAGATCGGGGATCAAGTGGAGCAAGATGTCGCCCTTAAACTTGGATGCCTGGAAATCAG GAGGGTGTATAAAGAGATGGGAGGGAACGCCCTGGACAAGAAGTCCAACTATGAGCTGCTGGA GAAGGATGTCGGTTTGAGGCGATTTTTCCCCAAAGACCTGCTGGACTCAGTCAAG GCCAAGACGCTACGTAAACTGATCCAGCAGACGTTCAAGCAGGTGGCCAACCTCAATGATGAGGAGTGCATCCTCAAGTTCCTCGAGATCCTGGCACCCATCCACCGCTATGACAAGGAGTGCTTCAAATGCGCCCTTGGG TCAAGCTGGGTGATCCAGGTGGAGCTTGCAATCGGACCCGAGGAAGGCATCAGCTACCTGACAGACAAGGGCTCGACG CCAACCCATCTGGCGAACTTCACCCAAGTGCAGTCCATCCAGTACTCGGCCATGGAGGAGAAGGACCGGAAAGGAACGCTACAAGTCAATGTTGCAGGAGCCGCCGAG CCTCTCACCGTCACGACCGCCTCGCTGACCATGGCGGAGAATTTGGCCGACCTGATTGACGGCTACTGTCGGCTCATCTCCATGGAAACGCGCTCTCTCATTGTCGGAGTACAGAAAG AGGGGGAGAGAGCGCTACCTTCCCTTCCAAA GTTGTCTAATCATGAGAAGAAGTTGGAGGCGGTCAAGAGCGGAGTGAGAACCATCTCGGTTTCAG ACCCGATGCCGTCGACTCCTCCCAAGCCAGCCAAGGCGCGGCGTTTCCTCCTCCCCTTTGTCTTCTGTTCTGATTCACCACCCAATG AAGATCTTAGTGGGGATG AGACCGATGACTACGCCGAAATAGTGGACGAAGAGGACACGTACACGATGCCCTCCA TGACCTATGGAATAGtggaag CGCGGGACTACGAGATCCAGAGGGACCGGATCGAGCTCGGTTGCTGCATAGGAGAGGGTCAGTTTGGAGATGTGCACCAAGGAGTCTACAACATCCCG GACAAGCCAGCGTTGGCCGTCGCCATCAAGACGTGCAAGAACTGCACTTCGGACAGCGTCAGGGAAAAGTTCCTGCAAGAAGCGC TGACGATGCGGCAGTTTGACCACCCTCACATCGTCAAGCTGATTGGCGTGATCACAGAGAACCCGGTGTGGATCATCATGGAGCTGTGCACGCTTGGAGAG CTGCGTTCCTTCCTCCAGGTGAGGAAGTACAGCCTGGACTTGGCAACACTCATCCTGTTTGCCTACCAGCTCAGCACTGCGCTGGCGTATCTGGAGAGCAAACGCTTTGTGCACAG GGACATAGCGGCGCGGAACGTGTTGGTGTCTTCAATCGACTGCGTGATGCTGGGGGACTTTGGTCTGTCCCGCTACATGGAGGACAGCTCGTACTACAAAG CCTCCAAAGGGAAACTCCCTATCAAATGGATGGCTCCCGAGTCGATCAACTTCAGAAGATTCACCTCCGCTAGTGATGTCTGGATGTTTG GCGTCTGCATGTGGGAGATCCTGATGTACGGCATCAAGCCCTTCCAAGGGGTGAAAAACAACGACGTGATCGGTCGCATCGAGAACGGCGAGCGGCTGGCCATGCCGCCCCAGTGCCCGCCCACCCTTTACAGCCTCATGACCAAATGCTGGTCGTACGACCCGAGCAAGCGGCCGCGGTTCACCGAACTCAAAACGCAACTCAG CACCAtactggaggaggagaaggtgcAGCAAGAGGAGCGGCTGAGGATGGAGATGAGAAGACAAGTCACAGTTTCCTGGGACTCGGGAGGTTCTGATGAGGCGCCGCCAAAG cCGAGTCGGCCGGGCTACCCTAGCCCTCGCTCCAGTGAGGGCTACTTCTCAAGCCCACAACACAACCACTACCAG CCGACAGCACACGGCGTAGGAGGCGGCTTCTCTGCGACTGATTCTTGGAACCAGCACAAGCCGGAACATACAGCGCTGTGGAGCGCCAACATGGAG GACACGGGGTGTGCAGGCCAAACGCTCATGGAGGAGAGGCTTatgatgcagcagcagcagatggaGGACGACCAGCGGTGGTTGGAGCAGGAGGAGAGCTTCATG AAGGCTGAGCCCAGGAACAGCCGAGGGAGCATCGAACGAGAGGACGGCACGCTCCAGGCGCCG GGTGGAAGCCAGCATATCTACCAGCCTGTGGGTAAACCAG AGCACGTGGCTCCACCAAAGAAGCCTCCTCGGCCCGGAGCCCCCGCCCACCTGAGCAACCTGTCCGTCCTCGGCCCCGTCGATAGCTACAATGAGGGCGTGAAG TTACAGCCCCAGGAGATCAGCCCGCCCCCCACAGCCAACCTGGATCGCTCCAACGACAAAGTGTACGAAAACGTGACGGCGCTGGTCAAGTCGGTTATTGAGATGTCCAACCGGATCCAGCCGGCGGCGCCCGAGGAGTATGTGCCCATGGTCAAG GAAGTGGGTCTGGCATTGAGAACTTTGCTGGCCACTGTGGATGAGACCATTCCCGTACTGCCCGCAAGCACCCACCGAGAG ATCGAGATGGCCCAGAAGCTGCTCAATTCTGACCTGGCAGAGCTGATCGCCAAGATGAAGCTGGCGCAGCAGTACGTTATGACTAG CTTGCAGAAGGACTACAAAAAGCAGATGCTAATGGCGGCGCACGCCCTCGCTGTGGATGCCAAGAACCTGCTGGATGTCATCGACCAGGCTCGTCTCAAGATGATCACGCGAACACATTAG
- the LOC119130864 gene encoding focal adhesion kinase 1-like isoform X10 yields MPLEVADLACSPLSSPSPGTSCGVMRVCEAASCLSVLGGDGHCQRLTCVSMATSGCSPFPICWGREYDRHLAAAVSAGKTMATPYVDPNLNHALLDGGAKSRLSAGGSDRTAGGSVDRVLKVCHHFEPNTELSSWSSNIRYGDAADVRGIIQKILDIHKVRWTSCFGLRLSSSGQPRDQVHWLHPDMGVSHVREKYEQARPNEEWRYELRIRYLPKNFLQQFTEDKPTLNYFYHQVKNDYMAQIGDQVEQDVALKLGCLEIRRVYKEMGGNALDKKSNYELLEKDVGLRRFFPKDLLDSVKAKTLRKLIQQTFKQVANLNDEECILKFLEILAPIHRYDKECFKCALGSSWVIQVELAIGPEEGISYLTDKGSTPTHLANFTQVQSIQYSAMEEKDRKGTLQVNVAGAAEPLTVTTASLTMAENLADLIDGYCRLISMETRSLIVGVQKEGERALPSLPKLSNHEKKLEAVKSGVRTISVSETDDYAEIVDEEDTYTMPSTRDYEIQRDRIELGCCIGEGQFGDVHQGVYNIPDKPALAVAIKTCKNCTSDSVREKFLQEALTMRQFDHPHIVKLIGVITENPVWIIMELCTLGELRSFLQVRKYSLDLATLILFAYQLSTALAYLESKRFVHRDIAARNVLVSSIDCVMLGDFGLSRYMEDSSYYKASKGKLPIKWMAPESINFRRFTSASDVWMFGVCMWEILMYGIKPFQGVKNNDVIGRIENGERLAMPPQCPPTLYSLMTKCWSYDPSKRPRFTELKTQLSTILEEEKVQQEERLRMEMRRQVTVSWDSGGSDEAPPKPSRPGYPSPRSSEGYFSSPQHNHYQPTAHGVGGGFSATDSWNQHKPEHTALWSANMEDTGCAGQTLMEERLMMQQQQMEDDQRWLEQEESFMKAEPRNSRGSIEREDGTLQAPGGSQHIYQPVGKPEHVAPPKKPPRPGAPAHLSNLSVLGPVDSYNEGVKPWRLQPQEISPPPTANLDRSNDKVYENVTALVKSVIEMSNRIQPAAPEEYVPMVKEVGLALRTLLATVDETIPVLPASTHREIEMAQKLLNSDLAELIAKMKLAQQYVMTSLQKDYKKQMLMAAHALAVDAKNLLDVIDQARLKMITRTH; encoded by the exons ATGCCGCTGGAAGTGGCGGATCTCGCATGCTCGCCGCTTTCATCGCCCTCGCCCGGGACAAGTTGCGGCGTCATGCGTGTTTGTGAGGCCGCCAGCTGCCTGTCTGTGCTCGGCGGTGACGGACACTGCCAGAGACTGACATGTGTTTCCATGGCGACGAGCGGCTGTAGCCCCTTTCCCATATGTTGGGGCCGAG AATATGACAGACACTTAGCCGCGGCGGTGTCAGCAGGGAAGACCATGGCGACGCCCTACGTGGATCCCAACCTCAATCACGCCCTGCTGGACGGTGGCGCCAAGTCGCGGCTCAGCGCCGGGGGGTCGGACCGTACCGCCGGCGGCTCGGTGGACAGGGTCCTCAAGGTCTGCCATCACTTTGAGCCCAACACAGAACTCAGCAGCTGGTCCTCCAACATCCGATACGGGGATGCTGCTGATGTCCGG GGAATCATCCAGAAGATCCTTGACATCCACAAGGTGCGGTGGACGTCATGCTTCGGCCTGCGTCTAAGCAGCAGCGGCCAACCCAGAGACCAAGTGCACTGGCTTCACCCCGACATGGGCGTGTCGCACGTCCGTGAGAAATACGAACAGGCGCGCCCCAACGAGGAGTGGAG GTATGAACTTCGGATCCGATACCTCCCCAAAAACTTCCTGCAGCAGTTTACGGAAGACAAACCGACCCTCAATTACTTCTACCACCAG GTGAAAAATGACTACATGGCACAGATCGGGGATCAAGTGGAGCAAGATGTCGCCCTTAAACTTGGATGCCTGGAAATCAG GAGGGTGTATAAAGAGATGGGAGGGAACGCCCTGGACAAGAAGTCCAACTATGAGCTGCTGGA GAAGGATGTCGGTTTGAGGCGATTTTTCCCCAAAGACCTGCTGGACTCAGTCAAG GCCAAGACGCTACGTAAACTGATCCAGCAGACGTTCAAGCAGGTGGCCAACCTCAATGATGAGGAGTGCATCCTCAAGTTCCTCGAGATCCTGGCACCCATCCACCGCTATGACAAGGAGTGCTTCAAATGCGCCCTTGGG TCAAGCTGGGTGATCCAGGTGGAGCTTGCAATCGGACCCGAGGAAGGCATCAGCTACCTGACAGACAAGGGCTCGACG CCAACCCATCTGGCGAACTTCACCCAAGTGCAGTCCATCCAGTACTCGGCCATGGAGGAGAAGGACCGGAAAGGAACGCTACAAGTCAATGTTGCAGGAGCCGCCGAG CCTCTCACCGTCACGACCGCCTCGCTGACCATGGCGGAGAATTTGGCCGACCTGATTGACGGCTACTGTCGGCTCATCTCCATGGAAACGCGCTCTCTCATTGTCGGAGTACAGAAAG AGGGGGAGAGAGCGCTACCTTCCCTTCCAAA GTTGTCTAATCATGAGAAGAAGTTGGAGGCGGTCAAGAGCGGAGTGAGAACCATCTCGGTTTCAG AGACCGATGACTACGCCGAAATAGTGGACGAAGAGGACACGTACACGATGCCCTCCA CGCGGGACTACGAGATCCAGAGGGACCGGATCGAGCTCGGTTGCTGCATAGGAGAGGGTCAGTTTGGAGATGTGCACCAAGGAGTCTACAACATCCCG GACAAGCCAGCGTTGGCCGTCGCCATCAAGACGTGCAAGAACTGCACTTCGGACAGCGTCAGGGAAAAGTTCCTGCAAGAAGCGC TGACGATGCGGCAGTTTGACCACCCTCACATCGTCAAGCTGATTGGCGTGATCACAGAGAACCCGGTGTGGATCATCATGGAGCTGTGCACGCTTGGAGAG CTGCGTTCCTTCCTCCAGGTGAGGAAGTACAGCCTGGACTTGGCAACACTCATCCTGTTTGCCTACCAGCTCAGCACTGCGCTGGCGTATCTGGAGAGCAAACGCTTTGTGCACAG GGACATAGCGGCGCGGAACGTGTTGGTGTCTTCAATCGACTGCGTGATGCTGGGGGACTTTGGTCTGTCCCGCTACATGGAGGACAGCTCGTACTACAAAG CCTCCAAAGGGAAACTCCCTATCAAATGGATGGCTCCCGAGTCGATCAACTTCAGAAGATTCACCTCCGCTAGTGATGTCTGGATGTTTG GCGTCTGCATGTGGGAGATCCTGATGTACGGCATCAAGCCCTTCCAAGGGGTGAAAAACAACGACGTGATCGGTCGCATCGAGAACGGCGAGCGGCTGGCCATGCCGCCCCAGTGCCCGCCCACCCTTTACAGCCTCATGACCAAATGCTGGTCGTACGACCCGAGCAAGCGGCCGCGGTTCACCGAACTCAAAACGCAACTCAG CACCAtactggaggaggagaaggtgcAGCAAGAGGAGCGGCTGAGGATGGAGATGAGAAGACAAGTCACAGTTTCCTGGGACTCGGGAGGTTCTGATGAGGCGCCGCCAAAG cCGAGTCGGCCGGGCTACCCTAGCCCTCGCTCCAGTGAGGGCTACTTCTCAAGCCCACAACACAACCACTACCAG CCGACAGCACACGGCGTAGGAGGCGGCTTCTCTGCGACTGATTCTTGGAACCAGCACAAGCCGGAACATACAGCGCTGTGGAGCGCCAACATGGAG GACACGGGGTGTGCAGGCCAAACGCTCATGGAGGAGAGGCTTatgatgcagcagcagcagatggaGGACGACCAGCGGTGGTTGGAGCAGGAGGAGAGCTTCATG AAGGCTGAGCCCAGGAACAGCCGAGGGAGCATCGAACGAGAGGACGGCACGCTCCAGGCGCCG GGTGGAAGCCAGCATATCTACCAGCCTGTGGGTAAACCAG AGCACGTGGCTCCACCAAAGAAGCCTCCTCGGCCCGGAGCCCCCGCCCACCTGAGCAACCTGTCCGTCCTCGGCCCCGTCGATAGCTACAATGAGGGCGTGAAG CCGTGGAGG TTACAGCCCCAGGAGATCAGCCCGCCCCCCACAGCCAACCTGGATCGCTCCAACGACAAAGTGTACGAAAACGTGACGGCGCTGGTCAAGTCGGTTATTGAGATGTCCAACCGGATCCAGCCGGCGGCGCCCGAGGAGTATGTGCCCATGGTCAAG GAAGTGGGTCTGGCATTGAGAACTTTGCTGGCCACTGTGGATGAGACCATTCCCGTACTGCCCGCAAGCACCCACCGAGAG ATCGAGATGGCCCAGAAGCTGCTCAATTCTGACCTGGCAGAGCTGATCGCCAAGATGAAGCTGGCGCAGCAGTACGTTATGACTAG CTTGCAGAAGGACTACAAAAAGCAGATGCTAATGGCGGCGCACGCCCTCGCTGTGGATGCCAAGAACCTGCTGGATGTCATCGACCAGGCTCGTCTCAAGATGATCACGCGAACACATTAG
- the LOC119130864 gene encoding focal adhesion kinase 1-like isoform X8, whose protein sequence is MPLEVADLACSPLSSPSPGTSCGVMRVCEAASCLSVLGGDGHCQRLTCVSMATSGCSPFPICWGREYDRHLAAAVSAGKTMATPYVDPNLNHALLDGGAKSRLSAGGSDRTAGGSVDRVLKVCHHFEPNTELSSWSSNIRYGDAADVRGIIQKILDIHKVRWTSCFGLRLSSSGQPRDQVHWLHPDMGVSHVREKYEQARPNEEWRYELRIRYLPKNFLQQFTEDKPTLNYFYHQVKNDYMAQIGDQVEQDVALKLGCLEIRRVYKEMGGNALDKKSNYELLEKDVGLRRFFPKDLLDSVKAKTLRKLIQQTFKQVANLNDEECILKFLEILAPIHRYDKECFKCALGSSWVIQVELAIGPEEGISYLTDKGSTPTHLANFTQVQSIQYSAMEEKDRKGTLQVNVAGAAEPLTVTTASLTMAENLADLIDGYCRLISMETRSLIVGVQKEGERALPSLPKLSNHEKKLEAVKSGVRTISVSETDDYAEIVDEEDTYTMPSMTYGIVEARDYEIQRDRIELGCCIGEGQFGDVHQGVYNIPDKPALAVAIKTCKNCTSDSVREKFLQEALTMRQFDHPHIVKLIGVITENPVWIIMELCTLGELRSFLQVRKYSLDLATLILFAYQLSTALAYLESKRFVHRDIAARNVLVSSIDCVMLGDFGLSRYMEDSSYYKASKGKLPIKWMAPESINFRRFTSASDVWMFGVCMWEILMYGIKPFQGVKNNDVIGRIENGERLAMPPQCPPTLYSLMTKCWSYDPSKRPRFTELKTQLSTILEEEKVQQEERLRMEMRRQVTVSWDSGGSDEAPPKPSRPGYPSPRSSEGYFSSPQHNHYQPTAHGVGGGFSATDSWNQHKPEHTALWSANMEDTGCAGQTLMEERLMMQQQQMEDDQRWLEQEESFMKAEPRNSRGSIEREDGTLQAPGGSQHIYQPVGKPEHVAPPKKPPRPGAPAHLSNLSVLGPVDSYNEGVKPWRLQPQEISPPPTANLDRSNDKVYENVTALVKSVIEMSNRIQPAAPEEYVPMVKEVGLALRTLLATVDETIPVLPASTHREIEMAQKLLNSDLAELIAKMKLAQQYVMTSLQKDYKKQMLMAAHALAVDAKNLLDVIDQARLKMITRTH, encoded by the exons ATGCCGCTGGAAGTGGCGGATCTCGCATGCTCGCCGCTTTCATCGCCCTCGCCCGGGACAAGTTGCGGCGTCATGCGTGTTTGTGAGGCCGCCAGCTGCCTGTCTGTGCTCGGCGGTGACGGACACTGCCAGAGACTGACATGTGTTTCCATGGCGACGAGCGGCTGTAGCCCCTTTCCCATATGTTGGGGCCGAG AATATGACAGACACTTAGCCGCGGCGGTGTCAGCAGGGAAGACCATGGCGACGCCCTACGTGGATCCCAACCTCAATCACGCCCTGCTGGACGGTGGCGCCAAGTCGCGGCTCAGCGCCGGGGGGTCGGACCGTACCGCCGGCGGCTCGGTGGACAGGGTCCTCAAGGTCTGCCATCACTTTGAGCCCAACACAGAACTCAGCAGCTGGTCCTCCAACATCCGATACGGGGATGCTGCTGATGTCCGG GGAATCATCCAGAAGATCCTTGACATCCACAAGGTGCGGTGGACGTCATGCTTCGGCCTGCGTCTAAGCAGCAGCGGCCAACCCAGAGACCAAGTGCACTGGCTTCACCCCGACATGGGCGTGTCGCACGTCCGTGAGAAATACGAACAGGCGCGCCCCAACGAGGAGTGGAG GTATGAACTTCGGATCCGATACCTCCCCAAAAACTTCCTGCAGCAGTTTACGGAAGACAAACCGACCCTCAATTACTTCTACCACCAG GTGAAAAATGACTACATGGCACAGATCGGGGATCAAGTGGAGCAAGATGTCGCCCTTAAACTTGGATGCCTGGAAATCAG GAGGGTGTATAAAGAGATGGGAGGGAACGCCCTGGACAAGAAGTCCAACTATGAGCTGCTGGA GAAGGATGTCGGTTTGAGGCGATTTTTCCCCAAAGACCTGCTGGACTCAGTCAAG GCCAAGACGCTACGTAAACTGATCCAGCAGACGTTCAAGCAGGTGGCCAACCTCAATGATGAGGAGTGCATCCTCAAGTTCCTCGAGATCCTGGCACCCATCCACCGCTATGACAAGGAGTGCTTCAAATGCGCCCTTGGG TCAAGCTGGGTGATCCAGGTGGAGCTTGCAATCGGACCCGAGGAAGGCATCAGCTACCTGACAGACAAGGGCTCGACG CCAACCCATCTGGCGAACTTCACCCAAGTGCAGTCCATCCAGTACTCGGCCATGGAGGAGAAGGACCGGAAAGGAACGCTACAAGTCAATGTTGCAGGAGCCGCCGAG CCTCTCACCGTCACGACCGCCTCGCTGACCATGGCGGAGAATTTGGCCGACCTGATTGACGGCTACTGTCGGCTCATCTCCATGGAAACGCGCTCTCTCATTGTCGGAGTACAGAAAG AGGGGGAGAGAGCGCTACCTTCCCTTCCAAA GTTGTCTAATCATGAGAAGAAGTTGGAGGCGGTCAAGAGCGGAGTGAGAACCATCTCGGTTTCAG AGACCGATGACTACGCCGAAATAGTGGACGAAGAGGACACGTACACGATGCCCTCCA TGACCTATGGAATAGtggaag CGCGGGACTACGAGATCCAGAGGGACCGGATCGAGCTCGGTTGCTGCATAGGAGAGGGTCAGTTTGGAGATGTGCACCAAGGAGTCTACAACATCCCG GACAAGCCAGCGTTGGCCGTCGCCATCAAGACGTGCAAGAACTGCACTTCGGACAGCGTCAGGGAAAAGTTCCTGCAAGAAGCGC TGACGATGCGGCAGTTTGACCACCCTCACATCGTCAAGCTGATTGGCGTGATCACAGAGAACCCGGTGTGGATCATCATGGAGCTGTGCACGCTTGGAGAG CTGCGTTCCTTCCTCCAGGTGAGGAAGTACAGCCTGGACTTGGCAACACTCATCCTGTTTGCCTACCAGCTCAGCACTGCGCTGGCGTATCTGGAGAGCAAACGCTTTGTGCACAG GGACATAGCGGCGCGGAACGTGTTGGTGTCTTCAATCGACTGCGTGATGCTGGGGGACTTTGGTCTGTCCCGCTACATGGAGGACAGCTCGTACTACAAAG CCTCCAAAGGGAAACTCCCTATCAAATGGATGGCTCCCGAGTCGATCAACTTCAGAAGATTCACCTCCGCTAGTGATGTCTGGATGTTTG GCGTCTGCATGTGGGAGATCCTGATGTACGGCATCAAGCCCTTCCAAGGGGTGAAAAACAACGACGTGATCGGTCGCATCGAGAACGGCGAGCGGCTGGCCATGCCGCCCCAGTGCCCGCCCACCCTTTACAGCCTCATGACCAAATGCTGGTCGTACGACCCGAGCAAGCGGCCGCGGTTCACCGAACTCAAAACGCAACTCAG CACCAtactggaggaggagaaggtgcAGCAAGAGGAGCGGCTGAGGATGGAGATGAGAAGACAAGTCACAGTTTCCTGGGACTCGGGAGGTTCTGATGAGGCGCCGCCAAAG cCGAGTCGGCCGGGCTACCCTAGCCCTCGCTCCAGTGAGGGCTACTTCTCAAGCCCACAACACAACCACTACCAG CCGACAGCACACGGCGTAGGAGGCGGCTTCTCTGCGACTGATTCTTGGAACCAGCACAAGCCGGAACATACAGCGCTGTGGAGCGCCAACATGGAG GACACGGGGTGTGCAGGCCAAACGCTCATGGAGGAGAGGCTTatgatgcagcagcagcagatggaGGACGACCAGCGGTGGTTGGAGCAGGAGGAGAGCTTCATG AAGGCTGAGCCCAGGAACAGCCGAGGGAGCATCGAACGAGAGGACGGCACGCTCCAGGCGCCG GGTGGAAGCCAGCATATCTACCAGCCTGTGGGTAAACCAG AGCACGTGGCTCCACCAAAGAAGCCTCCTCGGCCCGGAGCCCCCGCCCACCTGAGCAACCTGTCCGTCCTCGGCCCCGTCGATAGCTACAATGAGGGCGTGAAG CCGTGGAGG TTACAGCCCCAGGAGATCAGCCCGCCCCCCACAGCCAACCTGGATCGCTCCAACGACAAAGTGTACGAAAACGTGACGGCGCTGGTCAAGTCGGTTATTGAGATGTCCAACCGGATCCAGCCGGCGGCGCCCGAGGAGTATGTGCCCATGGTCAAG GAAGTGGGTCTGGCATTGAGAACTTTGCTGGCCACTGTGGATGAGACCATTCCCGTACTGCCCGCAAGCACCCACCGAGAG ATCGAGATGGCCCAGAAGCTGCTCAATTCTGACCTGGCAGAGCTGATCGCCAAGATGAAGCTGGCGCAGCAGTACGTTATGACTAG CTTGCAGAAGGACTACAAAAAGCAGATGCTAATGGCGGCGCACGCCCTCGCTGTGGATGCCAAGAACCTGCTGGATGTCATCGACCAGGCTCGTCTCAAGATGATCACGCGAACACATTAG